The following proteins are encoded in a genomic region of [Eubacterium] hominis:
- a CDS encoding GNAT family N-acetyltransferase encodes MNKITLRTIQKKDFSRIQKMIKQAWKYEEMSSPKTADHMAKAFLSSCLCNQTFTAVAVNAQDQAIGVIMGNDRKHHHCPLKYRIRQIQSILSLFLHKEGRRIAMMFKDISVIDSELLKESKMEYDGEIAFFVMDEAYRGKGIGKQLFIALQEYMKNANVEKYFLYTDTSCNYPFYEHQGLIRRGEKEHAFHINGQKAIMSFFIYDNLNDL; translated from the coding sequence ATGAACAAAATTACATTACGAACAATACAGAAAAAAGATTTTTCAAGAATCCAGAAAATGATTAAGCAGGCATGGAAATACGAAGAAATGAGCAGCCCTAAAACAGCAGATCATATGGCAAAAGCATTTTTAAGCAGTTGTTTATGTAATCAGACATTTACAGCTGTTGCTGTGAATGCACAGGATCAGGCAATTGGTGTTATTATGGGAAATGATAGAAAACATCATCATTGTCCTTTGAAATATCGTATCCGACAGATACAATCTATCTTGTCTTTGTTTCTACATAAAGAAGGAAGAAGAATTGCTATGATGTTTAAAGATATCAGCGTAATTGACAGTGAATTATTGAAAGAAAGTAAAATGGAATATGATGGAGAAATTGCTTTTTTTGTTATGGATGAAGCATATCGTGGAAAAGGTATTGGTAAACAATTGTTTATTGCACTTCAAGAATATATGAAAAACGCAAATGTGGAAAAGTACTTTCTGTACACGGATACAAGCTGCAACTATCCTTTCTATGAACATCAAGGATTGATTCGCAGAGGAGAAAAGGAACATGCATTTCATATCAATGGGCAAAAGGCAATAATGTCCTTTTTCATCTATGATAATTTGAATGATCTATAA
- a CDS encoding ABC transporter ATP-binding protein: protein MEVEIKDITKYYKKHMALDHVNLCLHHGVYGFVGPNGAGKTTLINILVNVLDPSGGNIFYDGKNIKDDIESYLDQVGYLPQYPKFYGDFTCAEFLKYMCVLKDIKKSKIASKVKKVLQLCNLEDVQNRKIKEFSGGMRQRLGIAQAILNDPKLLILDEPTAGLDPKERIRFRNVISNLSTDRIVILATHIMEDVESIANEVILIQKGKLLGVKRTEDMLEEIKGKVWLRKILQSSLSDYENKYMISSIIHENEYVSIRYISDQEETGALSVEPKLEEVYLYYFQSGEHV, encoded by the coding sequence ATGGAAGTAGAAATTAAAGATATAACGAAATATTATAAAAAGCATATGGCTTTAGATCATGTGAATTTGTGTTTGCATCATGGTGTCTATGGCTTTGTAGGACCAAATGGGGCAGGGAAAACGACTTTAATCAATATCCTGGTAAATGTATTAGATCCTTCTGGTGGGAATATCTTTTATGATGGAAAAAATATCAAAGATGATATAGAAAGTTACCTTGATCAGGTAGGGTATCTCCCACAATATCCAAAGTTTTATGGTGATTTTACATGTGCGGAATTTTTAAAATATATGTGTGTATTAAAAGATATTAAAAAAAGTAAAATAGCTTCTAAAGTTAAGAAAGTCCTGCAGTTATGCAATTTAGAGGATGTACAAAATAGAAAAATCAAAGAATTCTCAGGCGGTATGCGACAGCGTTTAGGCATTGCACAGGCAATCTTAAATGATCCTAAATTATTGATTTTAGATGAGCCCACAGCTGGTTTAGATCCCAAAGAGCGTATACGGTTTCGTAATGTGATATCTAATTTATCTACTGATCGTATCGTTATTCTAGCAACTCATATCATGGAAGATGTAGAAAGTATCGCAAATGAGGTAATTCTGATACAAAAAGGAAAATTGCTGGGTGTAAAACGTACAGAGGATATGCTGGAAGAAATCAAAGGAAAAGTATGGTTGAGAAAAATCTTGCAATCATCTTTATCAGATTATGAAAACAAGTATATGATTAGTAGTATCATACATGAAAATGAATATGTTTCCATTCGATATATCAGTGATCAAGAAGAAACAGGTGCGTTATCTGTAGAACCAAAATTAGAAGAAGTATATTTATACTACTTTCAATCAGGTGAACATGTATGA
- a CDS encoding glycine/betaine/sarcosine/D-proline reductase family selenoprotein B, translating into MKIIMIYDQIQAGAGTKDDKMVPLAAKKEPVGPAVMMEPFLKEIDGRVVACLYCGNGYYLENKEEVTRKLVAMVNKLQPDVVMCGPAFNYADYAGMAAHIATEINANTSVPAFAAMSVENEATINEYKDKVMIVKTPKKGGTGLNEALKNMCTLAKALHEKADTTKLKEDVCF; encoded by the coding sequence TGCAGGAACAAAAGACGACAAGATGGTACCACTTGCTGCAAAGAAAGAACCAGTAGGTCCAGCAGTTATGATGGAGCCTTTCCTGAAAGAAATCGATGGACGTGTAGTTGCATGTCTATACTGTGGTAATGGTTACTATCTGGAAAACAAAGAAGAAGTAACAAGAAAGCTTGTTGCAATGGTCAACAAACTGCAGCCGGATGTGGTTATGTGCGGACCTGCTTTCAACTATGCTGATTATGCAGGTATGGCTGCTCATATTGCTACTGAAATCAATGCGAATACAAGTGTTCCAGCATTTGCCGCAATGTCAGTCGAAAATGAAGCTACAATCAATGAATACAAAGATAAAGTCATGATTGTAAAAACACCTAAAAAAGGTGGTACTGGCTTGAATGAAGCATTGAAAAACATGTGTACACTTGCAAAAGCACTGCATGAGAAAGCTGATACAACAAAATTAAAAGAAGACGTTTGCTTCTAA
- a CDS encoding Fic family protein, whose translation MYRLKLDTQEEMDKQLYEFKILFAYHSNKIENEKVNLDITREIFEKGSVTGYTGDLKTLFEIENQVHCFEYLKQFIIKKYPMDISFIKEVHYKLTKGTYDDRRYHINNERPGEFKKHDYVTGVYEVGSYPENVEVDLQDLLNEVNEYQGDDFFTVGVYFHAMFENIHAFANGNGRVGRSLMNYYFMIHEIAPVIIYDEDKKQYYQALEAFDQNDTLKPLKQLILQQQKKTWERNIGERPKLHKFI comes from the coding sequence ATGTATAGACTAAAACTTGATACACAAGAAGAAATGGATAAACAGTTATATGAATTTAAAATACTCTTTGCATATCATTCAAACAAAATAGAGAATGAAAAAGTAAATCTTGATATTACAAGAGAAATATTTGAAAAGGGTAGTGTGACAGGATATACAGGTGATTTGAAAACATTGTTTGAAATAGAAAATCAAGTACACTGTTTTGAATATTTAAAACAATTTATCATCAAAAAATATCCTATGGATATATCTTTTATAAAAGAAGTACATTATAAATTGACAAAAGGGACTTATGATGATAGAAGATATCACATAAATAATGAAAGACCTGGTGAATTTAAAAAACATGATTATGTTACAGGAGTATATGAAGTAGGAAGTTATCCTGAAAATGTAGAGGTTGATTTACAAGATTTATTAAATGAAGTCAATGAATATCAAGGGGATGATTTTTTTACTGTTGGTGTATATTTCCATGCCATGTTTGAAAATATTCATGCTTTTGCGAATGGCAATGGTCGCGTGGGAAGAAGCTTAATGAATTATTATTTTATGATACATGAGATAGCGCCAGTCATTATTTATGATGAAGATAAGAAACAGTATTATCAAGCATTAGAAGCTTTTGATCAAAATGATACATTGAAACCATTAAAACAACTAATACTTCAACAACAGAAAAAAACATGGGAAAGAAATATAGGTGAACGTCCTAAACTACATAAGTTTATATAA
- a CDS encoding ATP-binding protein, with the protein MEIQRDKYLNKLISKKDNGYIKIITGIRRSGKSYLLFHIYYKYLKSIGVNENQIIKIALDELSNMQYRNPFELDKYIRSLCENQNEKYYIFIDEIQLVSAIQNPYVDDEEAKITFVDVLLGLMKIENLDIYVTGSNSKMLSSDILTQFKDRGDEVRVFPLSYQEFYNAFDKKEEAWMNYFTYGGMPRLLSFHTHEEKSKYLKELFSKTYISDVVERNQISNDIDVLDDLLNIVSSSVGSLTNPNKLSNTFRSVKHVSIGNHTISKYLDYFIDAFVLEKAIRYDVKGKKYIDTPLKYYFTDIGLRNARLNFRQTEENHIMENIIFNELVRREFDVDVGMVEAYTNDEQGKRKRQQLEIDFVASKNSKRYYIQSALTVGLEEKRQQEINSFLKVNDSFKKIVVVKDKMIPWYDDFGILYIGIEQFLLDQNSLDI; encoded by the coding sequence ATGGAAATTCAAAGAGATAAATACTTGAATAAGCTAATATCTAAAAAGGATAATGGCTATATTAAAATAATAACGGGAATAAGAAGGTCTGGAAAATCATATTTATTATTTCATATCTATTATAAATATCTAAAAAGTATAGGTGTAAACGAAAATCAAATCATTAAAATAGCACTAGATGAATTAAGTAATATGCAATACCGTAATCCTTTTGAACTAGATAAATATATACGCAGTTTATGTGAGAATCAAAACGAAAAATATTATATCTTCATAGATGAAATCCAGTTGGTTAGCGCAATCCAAAACCCTTATGTAGATGATGAAGAAGCTAAAATTACATTTGTGGATGTATTATTGGGTTTAATGAAAATAGAAAATTTAGATATTTATGTAACAGGCAGTAATTCAAAAATGCTTTCTTCAGATATATTAACGCAATTTAAGGATAGAGGTGATGAAGTACGCGTTTTTCCACTATCTTATCAGGAATTTTATAATGCTTTTGATAAAAAAGAAGAGGCATGGATGAATTATTTTACATATGGAGGAATGCCGCGATTATTGAGCTTTCATACACATGAAGAAAAAAGTAAATATCTAAAAGAGCTTTTTTCTAAGACGTATATTAGCGATGTAGTGGAACGAAATCAAATATCAAATGATATTGATGTTTTAGATGATTTACTAAACATTGTTTCATCAAGTGTAGGGTCACTTACAAATCCCAATAAACTATCGAATACGTTCAGGAGTGTAAAACATGTTTCTATTGGTAATCATACAATAAGTAAATACTTAGATTATTTCATAGATGCGTTTGTTTTAGAAAAAGCAATACGATATGATGTAAAAGGAAAAAAATATATAGATACACCACTAAAGTATTATTTTACAGATATAGGATTGCGCAATGCCCGATTGAATTTTAGGCAAACAGAAGAAAATCATATCATGGAAAACATCATTTTCAATGAACTTGTGCGCAGAGAATTTGATGTGGATGTTGGAATGGTAGAAGCTTATACAAATGATGAACAGGGAAAAAGGAAACGGCAACAATTGGAAATTGATTTTGTCGCAAGTAAAAACAGTAAGCGATATTATATACAATCAGCGCTAACTGTAGGATTAGAAGAAAAGCGGCAACAGGAAATCAATTCCTTCCTTAAAGTGAATGATTCTTTTAAGAAAATTGTTGTTGTGAAAGATAAAATGATACCATGGTACGATGATTTTGGAATCTTATATATTGGTATTGAGCAATTCCTATTAGATCAGAATTCTTTAGATATCTAA
- a CDS encoding MerR family transcriptional regulator — protein sequence MYHSNTYYTTAQFAKLHGINKRTLHYYDDIGLFSPKHKGDNQYRYYTESQSIELQFILMLKDLHMSLDEIADYLKHPSSEGFKSIAIEKIAMIDQQIQQLKQTREILQKRLKMLQISEQIHNREIRVEQRNKEIILTTPFSFRDDQLDMIAQKLLELNISEGNSIGYGSYIALDKIRNHEYDAYDGLYLPIKKSLKSKSVMIRPKGYYLCAYIKGDWNQIPAFYEDIIAYADAHHIKLGKYAFETGLNDFAIHTIEDYVSEITIEIED from the coding sequence ATGTATCATTCAAACACCTATTATACAACAGCGCAATTTGCGAAACTACATGGCATTAATAAACGCACACTGCATTATTATGATGATATTGGCTTATTTTCTCCAAAACATAAAGGAGATAATCAGTACCGTTATTATACAGAATCGCAAAGTATTGAGCTTCAATTTATATTAATGTTGAAAGATTTACATATGAGTCTTGATGAAATTGCTGATTATCTAAAACACCCTAGTAGTGAAGGATTTAAATCCATCGCTATTGAAAAAATAGCCATGATTGATCAACAGATCCAGCAATTAAAACAAACACGGGAAATACTACAAAAACGCTTAAAAATGCTTCAAATCAGTGAACAGATTCATAACAGAGAGATCCGCGTGGAACAAAGAAACAAAGAAATCATACTCACAACACCTTTTTCCTTTCGTGACGACCAATTGGATATGATTGCGCAAAAATTATTAGAGTTGAATATTTCTGAAGGAAATTCTATTGGATATGGCAGTTATATTGCATTAGATAAAATAAGAAATCATGAATACGATGCATATGATGGACTTTATCTTCCTATTAAGAAATCCTTAAAATCCAAGTCTGTAATGATTCGTCCTAAAGGATATTATCTTTGTGCTTATATCAAAGGTGATTGGAATCAAATTCCAGCTTTTTATGAAGATATCATTGCTTATGCGGATGCTCATCATATCAAACTTGGTAAATATGCTTTTGAAACTGGATTAAATGACTTCGCTATTCATACAATCGAGGACTATGTTAGCGAAATAACCATTGAAATTGAAGATTAA
- a CDS encoding DUF871 domain-containing protein: MHRLGISIYPEHSTQEKDFAYMELAAKYGFTRIFTCLLSVDKEKDEIVKEFKTFMDKAHELGFIVSVDTNPQVFKHLGATPMDVSVFHEIGVDIIRLDGHFDDFQDALLTHNPYQIKIEFNGSSDASVDHLLRHGADKHNMTICHNFYPERYSGLGWNVFMNFNKKWTALGLPIAAFVTSNNTNTFGPWPVYKGLPTVELHRGKPIDLQVRHFLSCEVIDDILIGNAYATEEELKAMSEVDFTKTTIRIDTVDGLSDLEKQILFEMPHAGRSDASDYYIRSSLPRFACRGKSIPVRNHDDHMFHRGDVVIVNDNLKHYLGECEIILQDIENDGERNFVGRIPEDEMMILDQMELHPDHIFGFLK; this comes from the coding sequence ATGCATAGATTAGGTATTAGTATTTATCCAGAACATTCTACACAGGAAAAAGATTTCGCTTATATGGAGCTTGCCGCTAAATATGGCTTTACTCGTATATTTACATGTTTGTTATCTGTAGATAAAGAGAAGGATGAAATTGTAAAAGAATTTAAAACATTTATGGATAAAGCACATGAATTAGGCTTTATTGTTAGTGTGGATACAAATCCACAGGTATTCAAACACTTAGGTGCTACACCTATGGATGTTTCTGTATTCCATGAAATTGGTGTGGATATTATCCGTTTAGATGGACATTTTGATGATTTCCAGGATGCATTATTAACACACAATCCATATCAAATTAAAATTGAATTTAATGGAAGCAGTGATGCAAGTGTAGATCATTTATTAAGACATGGGGCTGATAAGCACAATATGACAATTTGTCATAACTTCTATCCAGAACGTTATAGTGGTTTAGGCTGGAATGTATTCATGAACTTTAACAAAAAATGGACAGCTTTAGGATTACCTATTGCGGCATTTGTTACCAGTAATAATACCAATACATTTGGTCCTTGGCCAGTATATAAAGGATTGCCAACTGTAGAATTACATCGTGGAAAACCTATTGATTTACAGGTACGTCACTTCTTATCATGTGAAGTCATTGATGATATTTTAATTGGCAATGCATATGCAACGGAAGAAGAATTAAAGGCAATGTCAGAAGTAGATTTCACAAAGACCACCATTCGTATTGATACAGTAGATGGCTTAAGTGATCTTGAAAAACAGATTTTATTTGAAATGCCACATGCTGGAAGAAGTGATGCGAGTGATTATTATATCAGAAGCAGTTTACCTCGTTTCGCGTGCAGAGGAAAGAGCATTCCTGTAAGAAATCATGATGATCACATGTTCCACAGAGGTGATGTAGTTATTGTAAATGATAATCTAAAACACTATTTAGGTGAATGTGAAATTATCTTACAGGATATTGAAAACGATGGCGAAAGAAACTTTGTTGGACGTATCCCAGAAGATGAAATGATGATTCTTGATCAGATGGAATTGCATCCTGATCATATCTTTGGATTCTTAAAATAA